One Cucumis sativus cultivar 9930 chromosome 1, Cucumber_9930_V3, whole genome shotgun sequence DNA segment encodes these proteins:
- the LOC101210215 gene encoding sodium/pyruvate cotransporter BASS2, chloroplastic: MASISKLAFNDCRMQRFDALHNRNFHFSPGKLQSHLDVRGKLCLSDSRRRSLVVAQSMLLKPLVSSASPCAVRVTSRKLQILCEAASDVSGEIVPGDSPDGMSTYERVIETLTTLFPVWVILGTILGIYKPAAVTWLETDLFTVGLGFLMLSMGLTLTFEDFRRCLRNPWTVGVGFLAQYLIKPMLGFVIAMTLKLSAPLATGLILVSCCPGGQASNVATYISKGNVALSVLMTTCSTIGAIIMTPLLTKILAGQLVPVDAAGLAISTFQVVLVPTVVGVLANEFFPKFTSKIITVTPLIGVILTTLLCASPIGQVADVLKTQGAQLLLPVAILHGAAFALGYWLSKLSFGESTSRTISIECGMQSSALGFLLAQKHFTNPLVAVPSAVSVVCMALGGSALAVFWRNMPIPADDKDDFKE; the protein is encoded by the exons ATGGCGTCAATCTCCAAACTCGCTTTCAATGATTGTAGAATGCAGAGATTTGATGCTCTCCACAACCGAAACTTCCACTTCTCACCTGGAAAGCTTCAATCCCATCTGG acgTTAGGGGAAAGTTGTGTTTATCTGATAGTCGGAGAAGAAGTTTAGTGGTGGCTCAGTCTATGCTGCTTAAGCCTCTTGTTTCTTCTGCTTCTCCCTGTGCAGTTCGGGTAACGTCAAG GAAACTCCAAATTTTGTGCGAAGCTGCTAGTGATGTATCTGGAGAAATCGTCCCTGGTGATTCTCCTGATGGAATGAGCACGTATGAACGAGTTATTGAAACTTTAACCACTCTTTTTCCTGTTTGG GTTATCCTTGGAACCATTCTAGGCATCTACAAACCCGCTGCA GTAACTTGGTTGGAGACTGACCTTTTTACTGTGGGATTGGGTTTTCTTATGCTTTCAATGGGATTGACACTGACGTTTGAGGATTTCAGGCGTTGTTTAAGAAATCCATGGACT GTTGGTGTTGGATTTCTTGCCCAATACTTGATTAAGCCGATGCTTGGCTTTGTCATTGCCATG ACTCTCAAACTGTCTGCTCCTCTTGCAACTGGTCTTATTTTGGTCTCATGCTGCCCTGGGGGACAGGCATCAAATGTTGCTACTTATATATCTAAAGGAAATGTCGCACTTTCCGTTCTCATGACAAC GTGTTCGACTATTGGCGCCATCATCATGACGCCATTGCTGACCAAGATTCTTGCTGGACAACTAGTTCCAGTTGATGCAGCT GGTCTTGCCATCAGCACATTTCAGGTGGTTTTGGTTCCAACTGTTGTTGGAG TTTTAGCTAATGAATTCTTCCCCAAATTCACTTCAAAGATTATCACAGTGACACCATTGATTGGAGTTATCCTCACTACTCTCCTCTGTGCCAGCCCT ATTGGGCAAGTTGCagatgttttaaaaactcaagGAGCACAACTGTTGCTCCCAGTAGCCATCCTCCATGGAGCAGCATTTGCTCTAGGCTATTGGCTTTCAAAATTATCGTTCGGCGAATCCACTTCTCGCACGATTTCAATTGAATGTGGAATGCAG AGCTCTGCACTCGGATTTTTACTCGCTCAAAAGCATTTCACGAACCCCCTCGTCGCCGTCCCATCTGCAGTTAGCGTCGTCTGTATGGCA CTTGGTGGCAGTGCTCTTGCTGTCTTCTGGAGGAACATGCCGATTCCTGCTGATGACAAAGACGATTtcaaagaatga